One stretch of Diabrotica undecimpunctata isolate CICGRU chromosome 5, icDiaUnde3, whole genome shotgun sequence DNA includes these proteins:
- the LOC140441119 gene encoding NADH dehydrogenase [ubiquinone] iron-sulfur protein 3, mitochondrial-like, translating to MYLRPLLSQLARNKPLQTSLVQHASRSLSTEVESQTETRPTVRKPNLVARSSLTDFGKYVAECLPKYVQKVQITAGDELELLIVPDGVLPVLQFLKDHHNAQFSNLADIAGMDVPSRPYRFEIIYNILSLRFNSRIRVKTYTDELTPVESCNDIYKAANWYEREIWDMYGVFFSNHPDLRRILTDYGFEGHPFRKDFPLSGYVEVRYDDEKKRVVVEPLELAQEFRKFELSAPWEQFPNFRNANPASEEVDISKEKK from the exons ATGTATTTAAGGCCACTTTTATCCCAATTGGCTCGCAATAAGCCTTTACAAACATCTTTAGTACAACACGCTAGCCGATCTCTATCAACCGAAGTTGAAAGTCAAACAGAAACGAGACCTACAGTAAGAAAACCCAATTTAGTAGCAAGATCGTCACTTACTGATTTTGGAAAATATGTAGCTGAATGTCTACCAAAATATGTTCAGAAGGTACAAATAACTGCTGGAGATGAGTTAGAACTTTTGATTGTGCCTGACGGAGTTTTACCtgtattgcaatttttaaaaGATCACCACAATGCTCAGTTCTCAAACTTGGCTGATATTGCTGGTATGGATGTACCATCTAGGCCATATAG GTTCGAAATTATATACAACATCCTGTCCCTCAGATTCAATTCAAGGATTAGAGTGAAAACTTACACAGACGAATTGACCCCAGTTGAGTCTTGTAATGACATTTACAAAGCAGCGAATTGGTATGAAAGAGAAATTTGGGATATGTATGGTGTGTTCTTCTCAAATCATCCAGATTTAAGAAGAATCTTGACTGATTATGGATTTGAAGGACATCCGTTTAGGAAAGATTTCCCTCTCAGTGGATATGTAGAAGTGAGGTATGATGATGAAAAGAAACGAGTCGTTGTTGAACCCTTGGAATTAGCTCAAGAGTTTAGAAAGTTTGAGCTGAGCGCACCATGGGAACAATTCCCTAATTTTAGAAATGCCAATCCTGCTTCAGAAGAAGTTGATATATCTaaggagaagaaataa